From the genome of Chloroflexota bacterium, one region includes:
- a CDS encoding glucose-6-phosphate isomerase: MSINITYQLGKYQSDVDTGLQQLATDNVLARIWEHDHTVWKSEPTEISNRLGWLRIAEVMRSEIGHMQTLKETLLTEGYTDVLLLGMGGSSLAPEVFSHTFKKTGGLRLQILDSTDPDMVLAREKSLDLSKTLCIVATKSGGTAETLSAFKYFYNRVSKAVGKRKSGEHFVAITDPGSKLVDIAKQYKFREIFLNEPNIGGRYSALSFFGLLPAALSGVQLPRLIANASDMSAACGPQTQAQNNPAAVLGAVLGRFANSGMDKITFTASPAIADFPNWVEQLIAESTGKEGKGILPVVGETLGIPKAYGDDRLFVHVQVGDDPTHRAALKALANVGYPIVRIHLETIYDLGGQFLLWELATAVAGYFLQINPFDQPNVESAKVLARQMVTAYTENGELPAGEKTVPSAAALTEFLSQSNPGDYVALQAYLHPTPEVEAALSELRLEIRDTYKVATTLGFGPRFLHSTGQLHKGDRGNGLFIQLISDAAKDIPIPDEAGRAASAMSFDTLKKSQALGDAQALRDAGRRVIVFPVGNAPAELIQALQSQ; the protein is encoded by the coding sequence ATGAGCATAAACATCACCTATCAACTGGGCAAATACCAATCGGATGTAGATACTGGCCTGCAACAACTTGCCACAGATAATGTCCTTGCCCGTATCTGGGAACACGATCACACCGTCTGGAAGTCCGAGCCGACGGAAATATCCAACCGCTTGGGTTGGCTGCGGATTGCAGAGGTGATGCGATCTGAAATCGGGCATATGCAAACGCTGAAGGAAACTCTGCTTACCGAAGGGTATACCGATGTTTTACTACTCGGCATGGGCGGCTCCAGTCTGGCTCCGGAAGTCTTCAGCCACACCTTCAAAAAAACCGGAGGCTTACGCTTGCAAATATTGGATAGCACCGACCCCGACATGGTGCTGGCGCGCGAAAAAAGCCTCGATCTCAGCAAAACGCTCTGCATTGTTGCAACCAAATCTGGGGGTACAGCCGAAACCCTTTCGGCGTTCAAGTATTTCTACAATCGGGTTTCGAAAGCCGTTGGTAAAAGAAAATCTGGCGAACATTTTGTGGCGATCACCGATCCGGGCAGCAAATTAGTGGACATAGCCAAGCAATATAAGTTTCGGGAGATTTTCCTAAACGAGCCAAATATCGGGGGACGGTATTCGGCGCTCTCATTCTTCGGGTTGTTACCAGCAGCCCTGAGCGGGGTGCAACTTCCGAGGTTGATTGCCAATGCCAGCGATATGAGCGCTGCTTGCGGCCCGCAGACGCAGGCACAGAATAACCCCGCCGCGGTATTGGGCGCGGTGCTGGGGCGGTTTGCCAATTCAGGTATGGACAAAATAACATTCACCGCGTCTCCAGCGATTGCCGATTTCCCCAACTGGGTAGAGCAACTCATTGCAGAAAGTACGGGCAAAGAGGGCAAAGGTATTTTACCCGTCGTCGGAGAAACGCTTGGCATACCCAAAGCGTATGGCGATGATCGCCTGTTTGTACACGTACAAGTTGGCGATGATCCAACCCATCGTGCGGCGTTGAAAGCGTTGGCGAATGTCGGGTACCCAATTGTGCGCATTCATTTAGAAACGATCTACGATCTCGGGGGGCAGTTCTTGCTCTGGGAGCTGGCAACCGCAGTGGCCGGGTATTTCTTGCAAATTAATCCTTTTGACCAGCCCAATGTGGAGAGCGCCAAAGTACTGGCACGCCAGATGGTGACAGCCTACACCGAGAACGGCGAATTGCCCGCCGGGGAAAAGACAGTTCCCAGCGCAGCCGCGCTGACAGAGTTTCTCTCCCAAAGTAACCCTGGGGATTATGTGGCGCTCCAAGCCTACCTGCACCCCACCCCCGAGGTTGAAGCCGCGTTATCCGAGCTCCGCCTGGAGATACGCGATACGTATAAAGTGGCAACCACGCTCGGGTTTGGCCCGCGCTTCCTGCACTCGACCGGGCAACTCCATAAAGGCGATCGCGGCAATGGGCTGTTTATCCAACTCATATCGGATGCAGCAAAAGATATTCCCATCCCCGATGAAGCCGGACGAGCAGCTTCGGCGATGAGTTTCGATACACTGAAAAAATCCCAGGCGTTGGGCGACGCACAGGCGCTACGCGACGCCGGAAGGCGGGTGATTGTCTTCCCGGTGGGAAACGCGCCCGCAGAATTGATTCAAGCGCTTCAGAGCCAATAA